Proteins encoded together in one Caballeronia sp. NK8 window:
- a CDS encoding Nramp family divalent metal transporter, which yields MPFKLPTTATAPFCPSEVKGSVAIAPGAPLWKKLLQFAGPGLLISIGYMDPGNWATDIEAGSRYGYGLLFVVVLSSLAAMVLQCLSMRLGIVTGKDLAQLSRERYAKPVANVQWMLAELSIIACDLAEVLGGALAFHLLFGVSLIWGVVLTAFDTLIVLGLKGKNFRDLEAIMLGLIATIGVGYIVELVLVKPHWPSVAAGLVPSIHALSDREPLYLAIGILGATVMPHNLYLHSSIVQTRVVNRDAQSLASAISLSRIDTIVSLVLALLINAAILILAASAFHATGHTQVTEIEDAYKLLAPIVGTGLAAVLFAVTLFASGQSSTFTGTIAGQVIMEGFLRLKIPCYQRRFITRGLALVPALIGVYVLGNGAVGKLLVASQVVLSLQLPFALYPLIRMTNDRGLMGVFANTLFMRIVVWALFAVISAANVWLVVQTVAEWLG from the coding sequence TTGCCGTTCAAACTGCCGACCACTGCCACCGCGCCGTTCTGCCCGTCCGAAGTCAAGGGCTCCGTCGCCATTGCGCCAGGCGCGCCGCTCTGGAAGAAGCTTCTGCAGTTTGCCGGCCCCGGCTTGCTCATCTCCATTGGTTATATGGACCCGGGCAACTGGGCGACGGATATCGAAGCCGGATCGCGATATGGCTATGGCCTGCTCTTTGTCGTCGTGCTGTCGAGCCTTGCGGCGATGGTACTGCAATGTCTGTCGATGCGGCTCGGCATCGTCACGGGAAAGGATCTCGCGCAGTTATCGCGTGAGCGTTATGCGAAGCCGGTCGCGAATGTGCAATGGATGCTCGCGGAGTTATCGATCATCGCGTGCGATCTTGCGGAAGTACTGGGCGGCGCGCTTGCGTTTCATTTGCTGTTCGGGGTGTCGCTGATCTGGGGCGTGGTGCTTACCGCGTTCGATACGCTGATCGTGCTTGGCCTGAAGGGCAAGAATTTCCGCGATCTCGAAGCGATCATGCTCGGGCTCATCGCGACGATCGGTGTGGGGTATATCGTCGAGCTCGTGCTCGTGAAGCCGCATTGGCCTTCGGTTGCGGCGGGGCTCGTGCCTTCGATTCACGCATTGAGCGATCGGGAGCCGCTCTATCTCGCGATCGGGATTCTCGGCGCGACCGTGATGCCGCATAACCTGTATCTGCATTCGTCGATCGTGCAGACGCGGGTCGTGAATCGCGATGCGCAGAGCCTTGCGTCGGCGATCAGTCTTTCGCGGATCGATACGATCGTTTCGCTCGTTCTGGCGCTGTTGATCAATGCGGCGATTCTGATTCTTGCTGCGTCCGCGTTTCATGCGACGGGGCATACGCAAGTCACCGAGATCGAGGATGCCTATAAGCTGCTTGCGCCGATTGTCGGGACGGGACTGGCGGCGGTTCTTTTCGCGGTGACGTTGTTTGCGTCAGGCCAAAGCTCGACGTTCACCGGGACCATTGCGGGGCAGGTGATCATGGAAGGCTTTCTGCGGTTGAAGATTCCGTGTTATCAGCGGCGGTTCATTACGCGGGGGCTCGCACTCGTGCCGGCGTTGATCGGGGTGTATGTGTTGGGGAACGGGGCGGTCGGCAAGCTGCTTGTGGCGAGTCAGGTGGTTTTGAGTCTGCAACTGCCGTTTGCACTTTATCCGCTGATTCGGATGACGAATGATCGTGGGTTGATGGGGGTGTTTGCTAACACGCTGTTTATGCGAATCGTCGTTTGGGCGCTCTTTGCGGTGATCAGTGCGGCGAATGTCTGGCTGGTGGTGCAGACGGTTGCTGAATGGCTTGGGTGA
- a CDS encoding IS30 family transposase, with product MTRQRKPWLGKAQRRRLWELWRNGESVSAIARALQRDVGSTHRHIAKHGGIAPAPRQRAARALSLCEREEISRALSQNESYGSIAAQLGRSKSTISREVSRNGGREKYRAHAADELAWRRALRPKQCALAGNARLCRQVARGLRLQWSPAQISGWLKRRYPQRKEMHISHETIYRTLFIQTRGALKKELISELRTRRAVRRPKCASKRGQNRGTIIDAVPISERPAEAEDRAVPGHWEGDLVAGSIDTHVATLVERHSRYLVLVKVPGKDTQSVTQALIKQVRKLPAQLKRSLTWDRGTEMAAHAQFTMATDMQVYFCEPRKPWQRGSNENTNGLLRQYFPKGQPLDHYSQAELNAIAKRLNERPRQTLGFMTPAEKLAETLGVALTG from the coding sequence ATGACTCGACAGAGAAAGCCTTGGTTGGGCAAAGCGCAGCGGCGGCGGCTCTGGGAGCTTTGGCGTAATGGGGAAAGCGTCAGTGCGATTGCGCGGGCGTTACAGCGGGATGTCGGCTCAACGCACCGGCATATCGCCAAACATGGCGGGATCGCGCCGGCGCCGCGCCAGCGCGCAGCGCGTGCTTTGAGCTTATGCGAGCGCGAAGAGATCTCGCGAGCGTTGAGCCAGAATGAGTCGTATGGGTCGATTGCAGCGCAGTTGGGGCGAAGCAAATCGACCATCAGCCGTGAAGTGAGCCGCAATGGAGGGCGCGAGAAGTATCGCGCGCATGCGGCCGATGAGTTGGCTTGGAGGCGCGCGTTGCGTCCGAAACAATGCGCGCTGGCGGGCAATGCGCGCTTGTGTAGGCAGGTCGCGCGAGGGCTGCGCCTACAATGGTCGCCTGCGCAGATCTCGGGCTGGCTCAAGAGGCGATACCCGCAACGCAAGGAGATGCACATTTCGCACGAAACGATCTATCGGACGCTGTTTATCCAGACGCGTGGAGCGCTGAAGAAGGAATTGATCAGTGAGCTTCGCACCAGGCGCGCAGTGCGTCGTCCGAAATGCGCCTCGAAGCGGGGTCAGAATCGCGGCACGATCATCGATGCGGTGCCGATCAGCGAACGCCCGGCCGAGGCCGAGGATCGCGCTGTGCCAGGGCATTGGGAAGGCGATTTGGTTGCAGGTTCAATCGACACGCACGTTGCTACGCTAGTGGAGCGGCATTCACGCTATTTGGTGCTGGTGAAGGTGCCGGGCAAAGACACGCAGAGCGTCACGCAGGCGCTGATCAAGCAGGTGCGCAAGCTTCCTGCGCAATTGAAGCGCTCGTTGACATGGGATCGGGGCACGGAGATGGCAGCTCACGCGCAGTTCACGATGGCGACAGATATGCAGGTGTACTTCTGCGAACCGCGAAAGCCGTGGCAAAGAGGGAGTAACGAGAATACCAATGGATTGCTGCGGCAGTACTTTCCAAAAGGCCAGCCGTTGGATCATTACTCACAGGCTGAGTTGAACGCAATTGCCAAGCGGCTCAATGAAAGGCCGCGGCAGACCTTGGGTTTTATGACGCCAGCGGAGAAATTGGCCGAGACGTTGGGCGTTGCGTTGACCGGTTGA
- the motB gene encoding flagellar motor protein MotB, whose amino-acid sequence MAEKPSRDPLQSVLAPTVVVKRKKKAHGHGHHGGAWKIAYADFVTAMMAFFLLMWLLGSTSKYDKEGIEQYFNTPLSALFGNDGGASAHTSVITGGGKDLSSTRPGEGNKSQTQPVPQSIARAAVAMDDLQKLQQLKQKLMALIEQMPALRAFKDQIRIAITSEGLRIEIVDSLKRPMFASGSSKLEGYVTTILTNIGASLNDVDNRVSIAGHTDAVPYSGNQAGYSNWELSSERANAARRALVAGGMKESKVLQVRGLSDVLPLNKDVVDEPTNRRISILVLNKAAEQAFFRDGGRTTVDQTQPVDGAIPAAVAARSNVPVAVVK is encoded by the coding sequence ATGGCTGAGAAACCATCACGCGATCCGCTGCAGTCGGTGCTTGCGCCTACCGTCGTCGTGAAGCGCAAGAAAAAGGCGCACGGGCACGGTCATCACGGCGGCGCATGGAAGATCGCCTACGCCGACTTCGTCACCGCGATGATGGCGTTCTTTCTGCTGATGTGGCTGCTCGGATCGACGTCGAAGTACGACAAGGAAGGCATCGAGCAGTACTTCAACACGCCGCTCTCCGCGTTGTTCGGCAACGATGGCGGTGCGTCGGCGCATACCAGCGTCATCACGGGCGGCGGCAAGGATTTGTCGAGCACGCGTCCGGGGGAAGGCAACAAGAGTCAGACGCAGCCGGTACCGCAATCGATCGCGCGCGCGGCGGTGGCGATGGATGACTTGCAGAAGTTGCAGCAGCTCAAGCAGAAGCTGATGGCCTTGATCGAACAGATGCCGGCATTGCGCGCGTTCAAGGATCAGATTCGCATAGCGATCACCAGCGAGGGATTGCGCATCGAGATCGTCGATTCACTCAAGCGGCCGATGTTCGCTTCGGGTAGCTCGAAGCTCGAAGGCTATGTGACGACGATTCTGACCAACATCGGCGCATCGTTGAATGATGTCGACAATCGCGTGTCGATTGCGGGGCATACGGATGCTGTGCCCTATTCAGGCAATCAGGCCGGGTATTCGAACTGGGAACTGTCGAGTGAGCGCGCGAATGCGGCGCGGCGGGCGCTGGTTGCCGGGGGCATGAAGGAAAGCAAGGTGCTGCAGGTGCGGGGGCTTTCCGATGTGCTGCCGCTCAATAAGGATGTCGTCGATGAGCCGACCAATCGGCGTATCAGTATTCTCGTGCTCAATAAGGCGGCCGAGCAGGCGTTCTTTCGTGATGGCGGGCGCACGACGGTGGATCAGACGCAGCCTGTCGATGGTGCTATTCCTGCGGCCGTGGCGGCCAGGTCTAATGTGCCGGTTGCTGTGGTGAAGTAG
- the motA gene encoding flagellar motor stator protein MotA, giving the protein MFVIIGWVLVIGSVIGSFIGVGGHLAALVQPFELLCIFGAAIGAFVVSNPTATLKKTLQSVPKAFKGGGYTKEKYVALIALLYELLQKARKEGMMALEADVDAPESSPLFQKYEHVMADHHLLDFIVDYLRMMSAGNVNALEMQDLMDEELETHHAESSVAANAIQKMADGLPAFGIVAAVMGVVHTMGSVGAAPAVLGEMIAGALVGTFLGILLAYGFIGPLADLLNAKGVAEAKPFQCVKSVLLASMNGYAPTVAVEFGRKVLFTADRPSFKELDDAVRATKMPKAAS; this is encoded by the coding sequence ATGTTTGTCATCATCGGATGGGTCCTGGTCATCGGCTCGGTGATCGGAAGCTTCATCGGCGTCGGCGGCCACCTTGCCGCGCTCGTGCAGCCGTTCGAGCTGCTGTGTATTTTCGGCGCGGCGATCGGCGCGTTCGTCGTATCGAACCCGACCGCGACGCTGAAGAAAACGCTGCAATCGGTCCCGAAGGCCTTCAAGGGCGGCGGCTATACGAAGGAAAAGTATGTCGCGTTGATCGCGCTGCTCTATGAACTGCTGCAGAAGGCGCGCAAGGAAGGAATGATGGCGCTCGAAGCCGATGTCGACGCGCCCGAATCCAGCCCGCTCTTTCAGAAGTACGAGCACGTGATGGCCGATCACCATCTGCTCGATTTCATCGTCGACTATCTGCGCATGATGTCGGCGGGCAATGTCAACGCGCTCGAAATGCAGGATCTGATGGATGAAGAGCTGGAAACGCATCATGCCGAAAGCTCGGTCGCCGCGAACGCGATCCAGAAGATGGCCGATGGCCTGCCGGCATTCGGTATCGTCGCGGCGGTGATGGGCGTGGTGCACACGATGGGCTCGGTCGGCGCCGCGCCCGCGGTGCTCGGCGAGATGATCGCGGGCGCGCTGGTCGGCACGTTCCTCGGCATTTTGCTGGCGTATGGCTTTATCGGCCCGCTCGCCGATCTGCTCAACGCGAAGGGCGTCGCCGAAGCGAAACCGTTCCAGTGCGTGAAGTCCGTGCTGCTTGCATCGATGAACGGCTATGCGCCGACGGTGGCCGTCGAGTTCGGCCGCAAGGTGCTCTTCACCGCCGATCGTCCGAGCTTCAAGGAACTCGACGACGCGGTGCGCGCGACCAAGATGCCGAAGGCGGCTTCGTAA
- a CDS encoding helix-turn-helix domain-containing protein, with protein MNSTLAHTIAQTTVGTLLRDWRQRRRMSQLDLAGVADVSTRHLSFVESGRSLPSREMLMRLAEQLDVPLRERNTLLVAAGYAPLYRERGLADPQLAAARRAVDLVLKGHEPYPALAVDRHWTMVAANAAFAPLVASADAELLAPPVNVLRLSMHPRGLATAIDNWHEWRAHLLARLRRQIEVSGDATLVALLAELDAYPAPAHAGHASRGETDPVVVPLRMRTQHGVLSFFSTTTVFGTPVDITLSELAIEAFFPADDATAAILRELEDPRR; from the coding sequence ATGAACTCGACCCTCGCGCATACCATCGCTCAAACCACCGTCGGCACGCTTCTGCGCGACTGGCGCCAGCGCAGACGCATGAGCCAGCTTGATCTCGCGGGCGTGGCGGATGTCTCCACCCGCCATCTGAGCTTCGTCGAATCGGGCCGCTCGCTGCCGAGCCGCGAGATGCTGATGCGCCTCGCCGAGCAGCTCGATGTGCCGCTGCGCGAGCGCAATACGCTGCTCGTCGCGGCGGGTTATGCGCCGCTGTATCGCGAGCGTGGGCTTGCTGATCCGCAACTCGCGGCGGCGCGCCGCGCGGTCGATCTGGTGTTGAAGGGCCACGAGCCGTATCCCGCGCTCGCGGTCGATCGTCACTGGACGATGGTCGCGGCCAACGCGGCTTTCGCGCCGCTCGTCGCATCGGCGGATGCGGAACTGCTCGCGCCGCCGGTGAACGTGCTGCGCCTGTCGATGCATCCGCGAGGGCTCGCGACCGCCATCGACAACTGGCACGAGTGGCGCGCGCATCTGCTCGCGCGGCTGCGTCGGCAGATCGAGGTGTCGGGCGATGCAACGCTCGTCGCGCTGCTCGCGGAACTCGACGCGTATCCCGCGCCTGCGCACGCCGGGCACGCGTCGCGCGGGGAAACCGATCCGGTCGTCGTGCCTCTGCGCATGCGGACGCAACACGGCGTGCTGTCGTTCTTCAGCACGACGACGGTTTTCGGCACACCGGTCGATATCACGTTGTCCGAACTCGCGATCGAAGCATTTTTTCCCGCCGACGACGCCACCGCCGCCATCCTTCGCGAACTCGAGGATCCGAGACGTTGA
- a CDS encoding MFS transporter has product MNGMNSNLSSSETRLSVRQMLVVTATSVGFVVSQLDVSIVNVALASIGHDLRASVASLQWTIDSYALAFAALMLSAGSLGDRFGARRMFLGGLALFALASLACAFSRDAPQLIAARALQGVGAAAMLPNSLALLNAACGHDRRLRARAVGLWTAAGAVSIAAGPIVGGVLIAAFGWRSIFWVNLPICAAGIVATLVWVGKPRANRAPPSRGIDLPGQALAIVALAALVGAVIELRPLGPTHPLVFGGLALALAAGGAFIAIERRSRAPMLPLTLFSERTFSAAVVFGIGVNLTYYGMVFVLSLYLQRVLGHTPLQTGLAFLPLTGGFLISNLASGPVVARFGSRAPMIFGALLDAAGFAALAFVDASTPTAALLVPFLLIPSGMGLAVPAMTTALLGTVDPQRAGTASAVLNTARQAAGAIGVAAFGALAAHGDGAASADHIVDAVRWSAGVSVALLLCAALIARQVSNPPGASPDAARCRTKPNEG; this is encoded by the coding sequence ATGAACGGCATGAACTCAAACCTTTCCTCATCCGAAACGCGTCTGTCCGTGCGGCAGATGCTCGTCGTGACGGCGACCAGCGTCGGTTTCGTCGTCTCTCAACTCGATGTCTCGATCGTCAATGTCGCGCTCGCGAGCATCGGCCATGATCTGCGCGCGAGCGTCGCGAGCCTGCAATGGACCATCGACAGCTACGCGCTCGCCTTCGCGGCGCTGATGCTGTCGGCGGGCTCGCTCGGCGACCGCTTCGGCGCGCGCCGCATGTTTCTCGGCGGCCTCGCGCTGTTCGCGCTGGCGTCGCTGGCCTGCGCGTTTTCGCGCGATGCGCCGCAACTGATCGCCGCGCGCGCCCTGCAAGGCGTCGGCGCCGCCGCGATGCTGCCGAACTCGCTCGCGCTCCTGAACGCCGCATGCGGCCACGACCGGCGCCTGCGCGCGCGTGCGGTCGGCCTGTGGACGGCGGCGGGCGCGGTATCGATCGCGGCGGGGCCGATCGTCGGCGGCGTGCTGATCGCGGCGTTCGGCTGGCGCAGCATCTTCTGGGTGAATCTGCCGATCTGCGCGGCGGGCATCGTCGCGACGCTCGTGTGGGTCGGCAAGCCGCGCGCGAACCGGGCGCCGCCGTCGCGCGGCATCGACCTGCCCGGCCAGGCGCTCGCGATCGTCGCGCTGGCGGCCCTGGTCGGTGCGGTGATCGAACTGCGTCCGCTCGGACCGACGCATCCACTCGTCTTCGGCGGCCTCGCTCTGGCGCTGGCGGCGGGCGGCGCATTCATCGCGATCGAGCGCAGAAGCCGCGCGCCGATGCTGCCGCTCACCCTCTTCTCCGAGCGCACGTTCAGCGCGGCGGTCGTCTTCGGTATCGGCGTGAATCTCACCTACTATGGAATGGTCTTCGTTCTGAGCCTGTATTTGCAGCGCGTGCTCGGGCACACGCCCCTGCAAACCGGCCTCGCGTTTCTGCCGCTCACGGGCGGCTTCCTGATCTCGAATCTGGCAAGCGGTCCCGTCGTCGCGCGCTTCGGCTCGCGTGCCCCGATGATTTTCGGCGCGCTGCTCGACGCCGCCGGTTTCGCCGCGCTCGCCTTCGTCGATGCGAGCACGCCCACCGCCGCGCTGCTCGTGCCGTTCCTGCTGATTCCATCGGGCATGGGCCTCGCGGTCCCGGCGATGACGACCGCGTTGCTCGGCACCGTCGATCCGCAGCGCGCGGGCACGGCCTCGGCGGTGCTCAACACCGCGCGGCAGGCGGCGGGCGCGATCGGCGTCGCCGCGTTCGGCGCGCTCGCGGCTCACGGCGACGGCGCGGCAAGCGCGGATCACATCGTCGACGCGGTGCGCTGGTCGGCGGGCGTATCGGTCGCGCTGTTGCTGTGCGCGGCACTGATCGCGCGTCAGGTGAGCAATCCACCAGGCGCAAGTCCGGACGCGGCGCGATGCCGGACAAAGCCGAATGAAGGTTGA
- a CDS encoding MFS transporter translates to MQATPLSDAPRAAGRALTRGDYKTLTLAALGGALEFYDFIIFVFFAPVIGQLFFPPSIPDWLRQLQTFGIFAAGYLARPLGGIIMAHFGDLLGRKRMFTLSVLLMSVPTLLMGLLPTYASIGLMAPVLLLLFRVMQGAAVGGEVPGAWVFVSEHVPGRHVGYACGTLTAGLTAGILLGSLIATAINKTFAPAEVADFAWRLPFLLGGLFGLCSVYLRRWLHETPVFAELQKRKSLAAEIPLKAVLRDHRRAVIISMLLTWMLSAAIVVVILMTPTLLQKQFHIAPATVLVANCAATLCLTIGCVLSGAIAGRIGAGKTIFIGGVALAVSYWLMFQQVSLDASVLLPWYALAGFFVGVIGAIPFVMVKAFPPAVRFSGISFSYNVAYAVFGGLTPIVVSLMMKSSPMAPAIYVGALCAIGALTTLFIRENR, encoded by the coding sequence ATGCAGGCAACACCTCTGTCCGACGCCCCGCGCGCGGCCGGCCGTGCGCTCACGCGCGGCGATTACAAGACGCTCACGCTCGCCGCGCTCGGCGGCGCGCTCGAGTTCTACGACTTCATCATTTTTGTGTTCTTCGCGCCGGTCATCGGCCAATTGTTCTTTCCGCCTTCGATTCCTGACTGGCTCCGTCAATTGCAGACTTTCGGCATCTTTGCGGCGGGCTACCTCGCGCGTCCGCTCGGCGGGATCATCATGGCGCACTTCGGCGACCTGCTCGGCCGCAAGCGCATGTTCACGCTTTCCGTGCTGCTGATGTCCGTGCCGACGCTCCTGATGGGCCTCTTGCCCACCTACGCGTCGATCGGCCTGATGGCGCCCGTGTTGCTGCTGCTGTTCCGCGTGATGCAAGGCGCGGCGGTCGGCGGCGAAGTGCCGGGCGCGTGGGTGTTCGTGTCGGAGCACGTGCCGGGGCGTCATGTCGGCTATGCGTGCGGCACGCTGACGGCCGGCCTGACGGCGGGCATTCTGCTCGGCTCGCTGATCGCGACCGCGATCAACAAGACGTTCGCGCCGGCCGAAGTCGCCGATTTCGCGTGGCGCCTGCCGTTCCTGCTCGGCGGCCTGTTCGGGCTGTGCTCGGTCTATCTGCGCCGCTGGCTGCACGAAACGCCGGTCTTCGCCGAACTGCAGAAGCGCAAGTCGCTGGCGGCGGAGATTCCGCTCAAGGCGGTGCTGCGCGACCACCGCCGCGCGGTCATCATTTCGATGCTGCTCACCTGGATGCTCTCGGCGGCGATCGTCGTCGTGATCCTGATGACGCCGACGCTCCTGCAGAAGCAGTTCCACATCGCGCCGGCGACGGTGCTGGTCGCGAACTGCGCGGCGACGCTGTGCCTCACGATCGGCTGCGTGCTGTCGGGCGCGATCGCGGGCCGGATCGGCGCGGGCAAGACGATTTTCATCGGCGGCGTGGCGCTCGCCGTGTCGTACTGGCTGATGTTCCAGCAAGTCTCGCTCGATGCCTCCGTGCTGCTGCCGTGGTACGCGCTGGCGGGCTTTTTCGTCGGCGTGATCGGCGCGATTCCCTTCGTGATGGTGAAAGCCTTCCCGCCTGCCGTGCGCTTCTCGGGCATCTCGTTCTCGTACAACGTCGCGTATGCGGTGTTCGGCGGACTCACGCCGATCGTCGTCTCGCTGATGATGAAATCGAGCCCGATGGCGCCCGCGATCTACGTCGGGGCGCTGTGCGCGATCGGCGCGCTGACGACGCTGTTCATCAGGGAAAATCGCTGA
- a CDS encoding response regulator transcription factor, producing MRVAVLQTDPSYRNLISDVVKRLGHTCVTFGDGLVLSKALSRSTVDLLILDWNSSGLCGLDLLKSVRSSFGERVPVMFATPDGAEHNVVCALTAGADDYVVYPIRPGEFGARVEALLRRAFPATSSACLEVGPYRFDARQQTVTVRGKPVQLSGTQFRLAQLFFSNIGRVLSRDHIFAMVWGREFRETTRTIDSHVSRLRLALEIEPVNNFRLQPVYKSGYRLLHLYDGAEDSGESLADPAPAQIAA from the coding sequence ATGCGCGTCGCCGTTTTGCAAACCGACCCAAGTTATCGAAATCTCATCAGCGACGTCGTCAAACGGCTCGGCCACACCTGCGTCACCTTTGGCGATGGCCTCGTGCTGTCGAAAGCGCTGTCCCGCTCGACGGTCGATCTGCTGATTCTCGACTGGAATTCCTCGGGCCTGTGCGGCCTCGACCTGCTGAAATCCGTGCGTTCGAGTTTCGGCGAGCGCGTGCCGGTCATGTTCGCGACGCCGGACGGCGCCGAGCATAACGTGGTCTGCGCACTCACCGCCGGCGCGGACGATTACGTCGTCTATCCGATCCGACCGGGCGAGTTCGGCGCGCGCGTCGAAGCGCTCTTGCGCCGCGCGTTTCCGGCGACGTCCAGCGCGTGCCTCGAAGTCGGCCCGTACCGCTTCGACGCCCGCCAGCAAACCGTCACCGTGCGCGGCAAGCCGGTGCAACTGAGCGGCACGCAATTCCGCCTCGCGCAACTGTTCTTCTCGAACATCGGCCGCGTGCTGTCGCGCGATCACATTTTCGCGATGGTCTGGGGCCGCGAATTCCGCGAAACCACGCGCACCATCGACAGCCACGTGTCGCGTCTGCGTCTCGCGCTCGAAATCGAGCCGGTCAACAACTTCCGCTTGCAGCCGGTGTACAAGAGCGGCTACCGCCTGCTGCATCTCTATGATGGCGCCGAAGATTCCGGCGAAAGCCTCGCCGATCCTGCGCCTGCGCAGATCGCGGCCTGA
- a CDS encoding dihydrodipicolinate synthase family protein, producing MTHIWEGVMPAVTTKFNADFSIDRAWTAKNIDAQIEAGVDGIIVCGSLGEASTLSLDEKLDVLDIAVDAARGRVPVLLTIAENSTLDGCRQAERAARHGAAGYMVLPGLRYLSDRRETLNHFRMVADASPLPLMVYNNPLAYGVDVTPKMFAELAEDKKFAAIKESSGDVRRITDLINETGDRYALFCGVDNLAMEAILMGAHGWVAGLVCAFPRETVAIYKLIRAGRVEEARAIYRWFAPLLALDVSHKLVQNIKLAEAIVGLGTEPVRPPRLPLAGDERNEVETLIRRSIETRPALPAV from the coding sequence GTGACGCATATCTGGGAAGGCGTGATGCCCGCCGTGACTACCAAGTTCAACGCCGATTTCAGCATAGACCGGGCGTGGACCGCGAAGAACATCGACGCGCAGATAGAAGCCGGCGTCGATGGCATCATCGTGTGCGGATCGCTCGGCGAAGCCTCGACGCTGTCGCTCGACGAAAAGCTCGACGTGCTCGATATCGCCGTGGACGCCGCTCGCGGCCGCGTGCCGGTGCTGCTGACGATCGCGGAAAACAGCACGCTCGACGGCTGCCGCCAGGCCGAGCGCGCCGCGCGCCACGGCGCGGCGGGCTATATGGTGCTGCCGGGCTTGCGGTATCTGTCGGACCGGCGCGAGACGCTTAATCACTTCCGCATGGTCGCCGACGCGAGCCCGCTGCCGCTGATGGTCTACAACAACCCGCTCGCGTATGGCGTAGATGTCACGCCGAAGATGTTCGCCGAACTCGCGGAAGACAAAAAATTCGCGGCGATCAAGGAATCGAGCGGTGACGTGCGCCGCATCACCGATCTCATCAACGAAACGGGCGACCGCTACGCGCTGTTCTGCGGCGTCGACAATCTGGCGATGGAAGCGATTCTGATGGGCGCGCACGGCTGGGTCGCGGGGCTCGTGTGCGCGTTCCCGCGCGAGACGGTGGCCATCTACAAGCTGATTCGCGCGGGCCGGGTCGAGGAAGCGCGCGCGATCTACCGATGGTTCGCGCCGCTGCTCGCGCTGGATGTGTCGCACAAACTCGTGCAGAACATCAAGCTGGCCGAGGCGATCGTCGGTCTGGGCACGGAGCCGGTGCGCCCGCCGCGCCTGCCGCTCGCCGGCGACGAGCGCAACGAAGTCGAAACGCTGATTCGCCGCAGCATCGAGACGCGTCCGGCGCTGCCAGCGGTCTAA